Below is a window of Desulfovibrio sp. JC010 DNA.
AAGAAGTTTCGCCCAGGAGAGCTCTGTGACGTAAACGCCCGCAGGGTTCCTGATAATCTGGCTGTCTGTTGTTGGTGGTGAGATGCGGACCTTGAGGGTCGCTTCATATTTGGTGCTGGAAACGGCTACGCCGGAATGGTTGCGCACGGTCTCCAGCCATT
It encodes the following:
- a CDS encoding VirB8/TrbF family protein, translated to MRNHSGVAVSSTKYEATLKVRISPPTTDSQIIRNPAGVYVTELSWAKLLEQ